A single window of Brevundimonas vitisensis DNA harbors:
- the purQ gene encoding phosphoribosylformylglycinamidine synthase subunit PurQ: MSAAVIVFPGSNCDRDCKVAVERSTGERVEMVWHHETSLPSGLDLIVLPGGFSYGDYLRCGAMAAQSPVMQAVKKAADDGVAVLGICNGFQILCEAGLLPGALLRNAGLKYVCKPISLTVANPNTRFTAGYQGQDEVVMTQGNGDGNYFADPETLARIEGEGQVVFRYVDNPNGSVADIAGIQNARGNVLGMMPHPDRAFEAELGSADGAVLFRSIYAAA; encoded by the coding sequence GAACGCTCCACTGGCGAGCGGGTCGAAATGGTCTGGCATCACGAAACGTCCCTGCCCTCCGGGCTGGACCTGATCGTCCTGCCGGGCGGCTTCTCCTATGGCGATTATCTTCGCTGCGGTGCCATGGCAGCGCAGTCGCCGGTCATGCAGGCCGTCAAGAAGGCCGCCGACGACGGGGTTGCCGTGCTGGGCATATGCAACGGCTTCCAGATTCTCTGCGAGGCGGGGCTGCTGCCGGGCGCACTTCTGCGCAATGCAGGTCTGAAATACGTCTGCAAGCCGATCAGCCTGACCGTCGCCAACCCCAACACCCGCTTCACGGCCGGCTATCAAGGCCAGGATGAGGTCGTGATGACCCAGGGCAATGGGGACGGAAACTATTTCGCAGATCCCGAGACCCTGGCCCGCATCGAGGGCGAGGGGCAGGTCGTCTTCCGCTATGTCGACAACCCCAACGGCTCAGTGGCCGATATTGCGGGGATCCAGAACGCGCGCGGAAACGTCCTGGGCATGATGCCCCACCCGGACCGGGCCTTCGAGGCTGAACTGGGTTCGGCGGACGGCGCGGTCCTGTTTCGATCGATCTACGCAGCGGCCTGA
- a CDS encoding MalM family protein translates to MRAILPISATLFLAACVTVEPPAMPVLEFSAVDCTDAPDLTQAISLTPKKEAAVHVVAAPIGSASACLARPDLRTAYVLFEIPSDHADKTLTVGGQLEALRVLSPHVETLDAQGQTVRRFADDEYMYRGPNFSVLFRPRETEQYVLVSQNPARVGQTYDSIAIGVSTTTYYTGYGAANWNTGVDMAHSRTFSYEGIAMVTVNDSDTDEEQ, encoded by the coding sequence ATGCGCGCAATCCTGCCGATCAGCGCTACCCTGTTTCTGGCGGCCTGCGTCACCGTCGAGCCGCCGGCTATGCCCGTGCTGGAGTTTTCGGCGGTAGACTGCACCGATGCGCCCGACCTGACCCAGGCCATCAGCCTGACGCCGAAAAAGGAAGCCGCCGTGCATGTCGTGGCCGCGCCGATCGGTTCGGCGTCGGCCTGCTTGGCGCGACCGGACCTGCGAACCGCCTATGTCCTGTTCGAGATTCCCTCAGACCACGCTGACAAGACCTTGACCGTCGGCGGCCAGTTGGAAGCGTTGCGCGTCCTGTCACCGCATGTGGAAACCCTGGACGCCCAGGGTCAGACGGTGCGGCGCTTCGCGGATGACGAGTACATGTATCGCGGCCCGAACTTTTCGGTGCTGTTCCGTCCGCGTGAAACCGAACAGTACGTTCTGGTGAGCCAGAACCCCGCCCGCGTTGGCCAGACCTACGACTCCATCGCCATCGGCGTGTCCACCACGACCTACTACACGGGCTACGGGGCGGCGAACTGGAACACCGGCGTCGACATGGCTCACTCGCGCACCTTCTCCTACGAAGGCATCGCCATGGTGACCGTCAACGACTCCGACACGGACGAGGAACAGTAG
- the purL gene encoding phosphoribosylformylglycinamidine synthase subunit PurL — MSATQKTIAELAAEYGLSPSEYQVVLDRLGREPNQLELGVFSVMWSEHCSYKSSKIHLGKFPTKGPRVICGPGENAGVIDIDDGDACIFKMESHNHPSFIEPYQGAATGVGGIMRDVFTMGARPVALLNALRFGDPSHEKTKRLVKGVVSGIGGYGNCVGVPTVAGETNFHRGYNGNILVNAMCVGLAKADSIFYSAAPGPGMSVVYFGSKTGRDGIHGATMSSTEFDDESESKRPTVQVGDPFAEKLLIEATLELMASGAVAAIQDMGAAGLTSSSVEMAGKGGVGIELNMDAVPQRETGMTAYEMMLSESQERMLAVLKPGREQDGYRIFEKWGLDAAVIGKTTETGRLVLNHHGQVVCDVPLAPLFDDAPLYDRPWVQPELHPRLAPAEVPAPDNWADAVMKVVACPDMASKRWIWEQYDRHVMADTLQDSATGADAGVVRVHGTDKGLAVTSDCTPRYVQNDPYEGGKQCVAEAWRNLTAVGARPIAITDNLNFGNPQRPEIMGQIVRAIDGMAEACRELDFPVVSGNVSLYNETNGVAIPPTPTVGGVGLLPNYDVVAGFSTMVEGDHLVLIGETHGELGASIYLREVLGREDGAPPPVDLALERKTGDFVRGLIEAGELTCVHDLSDGGLIGAAADLALASDVGIELDAKSETHAHIFLFAEDQARYLVAVPEAGPILDAAREAGLHASVVGRAVGRDFGSRDLFHIPLEHLREWHEGWMPGWIGA, encoded by the coding sequence ATGAGCGCCACACAGAAGACCATCGCCGAACTGGCCGCCGAATACGGCCTGAGCCCCAGTGAATATCAGGTGGTCCTCGACCGCCTCGGCCGCGAGCCGAACCAACTGGAATTGGGCGTGTTCTCGGTCATGTGGTCCGAGCATTGCTCCTATAAGTCGTCCAAGATTCACCTGGGCAAGTTCCCGACCAAGGGCCCGCGGGTCATCTGCGGTCCCGGCGAGAATGCCGGCGTCATCGATATCGATGACGGCGACGCCTGCATCTTCAAGATGGAAAGCCACAACCACCCCAGCTTCATCGAACCCTATCAGGGCGCGGCGACGGGCGTGGGCGGCATCATGCGCGACGTCTTCACCATGGGGGCCCGCCCGGTGGCCCTGCTGAACGCTCTGCGCTTTGGCGACCCGTCGCACGAAAAGACCAAGCGGCTGGTCAAGGGCGTGGTCAGCGGCATTGGCGGTTACGGCAACTGCGTCGGCGTCCCGACCGTGGCAGGCGAGACCAATTTCCACCGCGGCTACAATGGCAACATCCTGGTCAATGCCATGTGTGTGGGCTTGGCCAAGGCCGACAGCATCTTCTATTCGGCCGCCCCGGGACCGGGCATGTCCGTGGTCTATTTCGGTTCGAAAACGGGCCGCGACGGGATCCACGGCGCGACCATGTCCTCGACCGAGTTCGACGACGAGTCGGAGTCCAAGCGCCCCACCGTCCAGGTCGGCGATCCCTTTGCCGAAAAGCTGCTGATCGAAGCCACGCTGGAGCTGATGGCCTCCGGTGCCGTGGCCGCCATCCAGGACATGGGAGCCGCAGGCCTGACCTCGTCTTCAGTGGAAATGGCCGGCAAGGGCGGCGTTGGCATCGAGCTGAACATGGACGCGGTGCCCCAGCGCGAAACCGGCATGACGGCCTATGAGATGATGCTGTCGGAAAGCCAGGAGCGGATGCTGGCGGTCCTGAAGCCGGGCCGGGAGCAGGACGGTTATCGCATCTTCGAGAAATGGGGCCTGGACGCTGCCGTCATCGGCAAGACGACCGAGACCGGCCGGCTGGTCCTGAACCATCACGGCCAAGTCGTCTGCGACGTGCCCCTGGCCCCGCTGTTCGACGATGCACCGCTGTACGATCGTCCCTGGGTCCAGCCCGAGCTTCACCCGCGACTGGCCCCCGCCGAGGTCCCGGCCCCGGACAACTGGGCCGATGCGGTGATGAAGGTCGTTGCCTGCCCCGACATGGCCTCCAAGCGCTGGATCTGGGAACAGTACGACCGCCACGTCATGGCCGACACCCTTCAGGATTCGGCCACCGGGGCCGATGCCGGCGTGGTGCGGGTTCATGGCACCGACAAGGGTCTGGCCGTCACCAGCGACTGCACCCCGCGCTATGTCCAGAACGACCCCTATGAGGGCGGCAAGCAGTGCGTGGCCGAGGCGTGGCGCAATCTGACGGCCGTAGGCGCGAGGCCCATCGCCATCACCGACAATCTCAATTTCGGCAATCCGCAACGGCCTGAGATCATGGGTCAGATCGTGCGCGCGATCGACGGCATGGCCGAGGCCTGCCGCGAACTGGACTTCCCGGTCGTGAGCGGAAACGTCAGCCTCTACAACGAGACGAACGGTGTCGCCATTCCGCCCACCCCTACCGTGGGCGGCGTCGGTCTTCTGCCCAACTATGACGTGGTCGCGGGCTTTTCGACCATGGTGGAGGGCGACCATCTGGTCCTGATCGGCGAGACCCATGGCGAACTGGGCGCCTCCATCTATCTGCGCGAGGTTCTGGGCCGCGAGGACGGAGCCCCGCCGCCGGTCGACCTGGCGCTGGAGCGAAAGACCGGCGACTTCGTGCGCGGGTTGATCGAGGCGGGCGAGCTGACGTGCGTTCACGACCTATCGGATGGCGGCCTGATCGGCGCGGCCGCCGACCTGGCCCTGGCCTCCGACGTCGGCATCGAGCTGGACGCCAAGAGCGAGACCCACGCCCATATCTTCCTCTTTGCCGAAGATCAGGCGCGCTATCTGGTGGCTGTGCCCGAGGCGGGCCCGATCCTGGATGCGGCGCGCGAGGCCGGGCTGCATGCGTCTGTCGTGGGCCGGGCGGTCGGTCGCGACTTCGGATCGCGAGACCTGTTCCACATTCCGCTGGAGCACCTGCGCGAATGGCACGAAGGCTGGATGCCCGGTTGGATCGGCGCGTGA
- a CDS encoding DUF305 domain-containing protein, producing MRSSISFMLALSILLLGGCEGGGDPVEQAVREASAARHAETVRDGEVSGPVAPAAPRSSADEAYIAQMTTHHETAIAQSRQILAGSNDPEVRRLAQTTIETSSIQLNQMRALQAAAN from the coding sequence TTGAGATCGTCGATCAGCTTCATGCTTGCTCTGTCCATTCTGCTTCTCGGGGGCTGCGAGGGCGGTGGCGATCCTGTCGAACAGGCGGTACGCGAAGCCTCTGCCGCCCGCCATGCCGAGACCGTTCGCGACGGCGAGGTATCCGGCCCGGTTGCCCCCGCCGCGCCCCGCTCGTCTGCGGACGAGGCCTATATCGCCCAGATGACGACCCACCACGAGACCGCCATCGCCCAGTCCCGCCAGATCCTGGCCGGCTCGAACGACCCCGAGGTCCGCCGCCTCGCCCAGACCACCATCGAAACCAGCAGCATTCAGCTCAATCAGATGCGCGCGCTGCAGGCGGCGGCCAACTGA
- a CDS encoding alkaline phosphatase D family protein — MSPFNALSRRGLLLGLGAGGTVLGAGRQALADPIFADYPFQLGVAAGDPLPDGFVIWTRLAPKPLEIGNGMPSAPVPVKWEVASDAGFGTVVRSGEAIARPELAHAVHVEVEGLEPGRPYFYRFNAGRERSATGRARTAPALGSAIASARFGVLGCQAYEQGFYTAHRKAAEEELDFIYCYGDYIYEGRSSRVYNGSGGTSENPRQHFGGEIYSLDDYRRRYAQYKMDTDLQASHASAAWFVTWDDHEIDNNWVSALDQDGVPPEIFALRQQAAMQAFYEHMPLRRSAFPRGSALQLYRKASWGSLLDLNLLDTRQYRTDQPCNDRWASACAGVDADTAQVLGQAQEAWLFESLNRSQAHWNVLAQQIMVMDLDRKEGPEPGYNLDTWAGYRIPRQRLLRHLRDRRIGNTVVLTGDEHQNYAGELFLDGREPEGAPIASEFVTTSISSSGDGQDQRADGRRYLADNPFLKFNNAQRGYVVCDVTAERWQTEFKVLDKVSDRGGTLSTRAKFAVASGDARVVSA, encoded by the coding sequence ATGAGCCCCTTCAACGCCCTGTCCCGTCGCGGTCTCCTGCTGGGACTGGGAGCCGGCGGTACCGTGCTCGGTGCCGGTCGCCAGGCCCTGGCCGACCCGATCTTTGCCGACTACCCCTTCCAGCTGGGCGTTGCGGCCGGTGATCCCCTGCCCGACGGCTTCGTCATCTGGACCCGTCTGGCACCCAAGCCGCTGGAAATCGGCAACGGCATGCCCTCTGCTCCCGTGCCGGTGAAGTGGGAAGTCGCCTCCGACGCCGGCTTCGGCACGGTGGTGCGCAGCGGCGAGGCCATCGCCCGCCCCGAACTGGCCCACGCCGTCCACGTTGAGGTCGAGGGACTGGAGCCCGGCCGTCCCTATTTCTATCGCTTCAATGCCGGGCGCGAGCGCAGCGCCACCGGCCGCGCCCGGACAGCCCCGGCCCTGGGTTCTGCCATCGCCTCTGCCCGCTTCGGCGTGCTGGGCTGCCAGGCCTATGAACAGGGTTTCTATACCGCCCACCGCAAGGCGGCCGAAGAAGAGCTCGACTTCATCTACTGCTACGGCGACTACATCTACGAAGGCCGCAGCAGCCGCGTTTATAACGGCTCGGGCGGCACCTCGGAGAATCCGCGCCAGCACTTCGGCGGCGAGATTTACAGTCTGGACGACTACCGTCGCCGCTATGCCCAGTACAAGATGGACACGGACCTGCAGGCCAGCCACGCCTCGGCCGCCTGGTTCGTCACCTGGGACGATCACGAGATCGACAACAACTGGGTCTCCGCCCTCGACCAGGACGGCGTTCCGCCGGAGATCTTCGCCCTGCGCCAGCAGGCCGCGATGCAGGCCTTCTATGAGCATATGCCGCTGCGCCGCTCGGCCTTCCCCCGCGGCTCGGCGCTACAGCTTTATCGCAAGGCATCCTGGGGCAGTCTGCTGGACCTGAACCTGCTGGATACCCGCCAATACCGCACCGACCAGCCCTGCAACGACCGCTGGGCCTCGGCTTGCGCGGGCGTGGATGCCGATACGGCCCAGGTCCTGGGTCAGGCTCAGGAGGCCTGGCTGTTCGAAAGCCTGAACCGATCCCAGGCGCACTGGAACGTTCTGGCCCAGCAGATCATGGTCATGGACCTGGACCGCAAGGAAGGGCCCGAGCCGGGCTACAACCTCGACACCTGGGCGGGATACCGCATTCCGCGCCAACGGCTTCTGCGCCACCTGCGCGACCGGCGGATCGGCAACACCGTGGTCCTGACCGGCGACGAGCATCAAAACTATGCCGGAGAGCTGTTCCTGGATGGGCGCGAGCCCGAGGGAGCGCCGATCGCGTCGGAATTCGTCACGACCTCGATCAGTTCGTCGGGCGACGGTCAGGATCAGCGCGCGGACGGCCGTCGCTATCTGGCGGACAATCCGTTCCTGAAGTTCAACAATGCCCAGCGCGGCTATGTCGTTTGCGACGTGACCGCCGAGCGCTGGCAGACGGAGTTCAAGGTGCTGGACAAGGTCTCCGACCGGGGCGGCACCCTCAGCACCAGAGCCAAGTTCGCCGTGGCCAGCGGCGATGCGAGGGTCGTGTCCGCCTGA
- a CDS encoding DUF1428 domain-containing protein: MAYVDGFVLAVKKDRLDEYRQIASDAADVWKEYGALRTVEAVAEDVPYGEVTSFPRAVQCQEDEVVIFSWIEYPDKETRDACNAKIMQDPRMKMDMVNGPMNAKTMIYGGFTPIVDNAGD, encoded by the coding sequence ATGGCCTATGTCGACGGCTTCGTTCTGGCGGTGAAAAAGGACCGGCTGGACGAATACAGACAGATCGCATCCGACGCGGCGGACGTCTGGAAAGAATATGGCGCCCTGCGCACGGTCGAGGCGGTGGCCGAGGACGTGCCCTATGGCGAAGTCACATCATTCCCCCGCGCCGTTCAGTGCCAGGAGGATGAGGTGGTGATCTTCTCCTGGATCGAATACCCGGACAAGGAAACGCGCGACGCCTGCAATGCCAAGATCATGCAGGATCCCCGCATGAAGATGGACATGGTCAACGGTCCGATGAACGCTAAGACAATGATCTACGGCGGGTTTACGCCCATCGTGGACAATGCTGGCGACTGA